A region from the Enoplosus armatus isolate fEnoArm2 chromosome 24, fEnoArm2.hap1, whole genome shotgun sequence genome encodes:
- the LOC139306846 gene encoding neuronal acetylcholine receptor subunit alpha-2-like, with product MEQKRDLRRTSALCCCWILISSVLAEDWTRVHTEDELFRSLFGGYSKWTRPARNISDVVIVKFGLSIAQLIDVDEKNQMMTTNVWLKQEWTDYKLQWSPSDFDNVTSIRVPSELIWVPDIVLYNNADGEFAVTHMTKAHLFHTGRIRWVPPAIYKSSCSIDVTFFPFDQQSCKMKFGSWTYDRAKIDLEPFENTVDLKDYWESGEWAIVNAVGTYNTKKYDCCHEIYPDITYYFVIRRLPLFYTINLIIPCLLISCLTVLVFYLPSDCGEKITLCISVLLSLTVFLLLITEIIPSTSLVIPLIGEYLLFTMIFVTLSIVITVFVLNVHHRSSATHTMPRWVRRLFLKAVPRWLCMKRPDHGLRPVRRRHLTHQLLPVRTPGPSHGTSAWITQESDIDLHGYQGDNGCHSGHQLDTLDTGNEIHHCGLRGYPNTDNLGRFGVKVACHPRISSLSPPSPRCLGYTLLPQRPSAGSLDWDTPPVEHGLTQSPSASVLSPAVVSALEGVTYIAEHLRAEDADFSVKEDWKYVAMVVDRIFLWMFIIVCLLGTVGLFLPPWLSGMF from the exons atggaGCAGAAAAGGGATTTAAGGCGGACTTCAGcgctttgctgctgctggatccTCATCAGCTCCG TGCTGGCTGAAGACTGGACTCGTGTTCACACTGAGGACGAGCTCTTCAGGAGCTTGTTTGGAGGCTACAGCAAGTGGACGCGTCCGGCGCGAAACATCAGCGACGTGGTCATCGTCAAGTTCGGCCTCTCTATCGCACAGCTGATAGACGTg gatgaaaaaaatCAGATGATGACGACCAACGTGTGGCTGAAACAG GAATGGACAGACTACAAGCTGCAGTGGAGCCCCTCCGACTTCGACAACGTGACGTCCATCAGAGTTCCTTCTGAGCTCATCTGGGTGCCGGACATTGTGCTGTACaacaa tgCAGACGGAGAGTTCGCCGTCACCCACATGACCAAGGCCCACCTGTTTCACACCGGTCGTATCCGCTGGGTGCCCCCGGCCATCTACAAGTCCTCCTGCTCCATCGACGTCACCTTCTTCCCTTTCGACCAGCAGAGCTGCAAGATGAAGTTCGGCTCCTGGACGTACGACCGCGCCAAGATCGACCTGGAGCCCTTCGAGAACACGGTGGACCTGAAG GATTACTGGGAGAGCGGAGAGTGGGCGATCGTCAATGCCGTGGGAACCTACAACACCAAGAAATACGACTGCTGCCACGAGATCTACCCCGACATCACCTACTATTTTGTGATCCGCCGCCTCCCGTTGTTCTACACCATCAACCTCATCATCCCCTGTCTGCTCATCTCCTGCCTCACCGTCCTGGTCTTCTACCTCCCGTCGGACTGCGGCGAGAAGATCACGCTGTGCATCTCCGTGCTGCTGTCGCTCACCGTCTTCCTGCTGCTCATCACAGAGATCATCCCGTCCACGTCGCTGGTCATCCCGCTGATCGGGGAGTATCTGCTCTTCACCATGATCTTCGTCACGCTGTCCATCGTCATCACCGTGTTCGTGCTGAACGTGCACCACCGGTCGTCAGCCACTCACACCATGCCTCGATGGGTTCGGAGGCTCTTCCTCAAGGCGGTGCCGCGCTGGCTGTGCATGAAGCGTCCAGATCATGGCCTCAGGCCCGTAAG GCGGCGCCACCTGACTCATCAACTCCTCCCTGTCCGGACTCCAGGCCCCTCCCACGGCACATCCGCCTGGATCACTCAGGAGTCTGACATCGATCTCCACGGTTACCAGGGCGACAACGGTTGCCACAGCGGCCACCAACTTGACACCTTGGATACCGGAAATGAAATTCACCACTGCGGTCTTCGCGGTTACCCGAACACAGATAATCTGGGGAGGTTCGGGGTGAAGGTAGCCTGTCATCCGAGgatttcttccctctctcctccttcccctcgATGTCTCGGCTACACCCTCCTCCCACAGAGACCCTCCGCGGGCAGCTTGGACTGGGACACCCCTCCTGTGGAGCATGGTTTGACCCAGAGCCCATCGGCCTCTGTTCTGTCTCCCGCAGTGGTATCGGCCCTGGAGGGGGTGACCTACATCGCAGAGCATCTTAGAGCAGAGGATGCAGACTTCTCA GTGAAGGAGGACTGGAAGTATGTGGCCATGGTTGTGGACCGGATCTTCCTGTGGATGTTCATCATCGTGTGTCTGCTGGGGACAGTCGGACTCTTCCTGCCTCCCTGGCTCTCTGGGATGTTTTAG